ACTTTTTGTTCTCTTCGCCGAGGGAAATGGTGGATTCCCGTCAGCTGCTTGCATGATTGATTGCGTGATGCCAAAGCAGTCCTCCACAGAAGAAAGTATAGATTGGACGACCAACATCGCCCGTGATCTCGCGTCCTTCACCTGCACACTTGCGTGTCTGCAGCCCTTCCATTGCAGCAACCATGAGACAAGAAAAAGGAGGACGAGAAATGCTTAGATTCCTCGAAATATGGCTTCTAATCCATGCTGATTCTAGCTTTAGCTGAGATCATATGGAGTTGCATTGGGACTGTGCAATTTGGATATGGTTGCTCTCTACTCTCAAATGGAATATATTTCCTTTCGTTGTGTTCTTGTTGTCCAGCCATGGAGACCGAGAGAGATGAATTCTTGTTGTCTCCTTCCTTTTTCTAAATCAGAAATCCTCGAAATATAGAAAAGAGCTAACCCATTTTCCTGAAATCTACAATGCTTTTATGTTTGCAGTTGAAGAACACCATAACAAAGTGGGGAAAAGTAGAGGGAATTATGACCCATTTACCTCAGTCTCTAGCAAagaacatagatatatatatatatatatatatatatatatatatatatatatatatatatatatatatatatatatatatatatatatatatatatatatatatatatatatatatatatactcgaaCATTGTTTGGAACAAAGTACACATCAAGTCGGGTGGAGAAGAGCACAAGTCTCCATCTCGAACGTCCGCTAGCCAGAGGTGGTGGTCCTCCTTGTTAGACTCCTTATCCAACCTCTTGTCCGCTTCACTCCTTCCACCTTACCTCCAAACCCAAAGTGGCATGTGCTTGCCTCATTGGACCGCTTCCAGATTCCCTGATGGAGAAGGCGGCCGATGTGCTTTCGCCACCTCGGGAACCCGCTGTGGTCTGACTGCTCCACCGTTGTCTTTACTTCCTTGGTTTCCTTGCCAATGGTGGTGGTGTCTGTTGAAGCTTCAAAGCTCTTGTCTTTCTTGTTCTTCGATAACACTTGCCCTTCGTCCTCAAACTTAATCGATATGAACGAGTCTATCAAGACCCAAACCACGTTTAGATGCATGGCACTCTCCAAGATAACCACAAACATGAAGATGATCTCTAGGAATGGGAAGTTCTAGGTTGAACTACATCAAACCATCAGTCATGCAAGAATGATAAcaaggtaaactgcagatcaggaCACTGAtctcatacatacatatattagcCTAAACAATGGAGGAATGTGGAACGGAGTTTTACCT
This DNA window, taken from Musa acuminata AAA Group cultivar baxijiao chromosome BXJ3-7, Cavendish_Baxijiao_AAA, whole genome shotgun sequence, encodes the following:
- the LOC135642406 gene encoding uncharacterized protein LOC135642406, with the protein product MNDRGEHKPCCYFHPMEAVEGICALCLKEKLLVLASEQGHLPLCRRYLRVPKRKPVITLPKVFVLGSFGHLLESHHHTNKDHSGREGPIASLEDSFISIKFEDEGQVLSKNKKDKSFEASTDTTTIGKETKEVKTTVEQSDHSGFPRWRKHIGRLLHQGIWKRSNEASTCHFGFGGKVEGVKRTRGWIRSLTRRTTTSG